In Melospiza melodia melodia isolate bMelMel2 chromosome 9, bMelMel2.pri, whole genome shotgun sequence, the genomic window aggagaaggagaaaaacggCATCAACACGTTCACTGGCACTGGGAAGGAGGGCCAGGAATGTAAACGCAGCCCAGAGCTAGTCCGAAAATGGTAACAGCTGGAAAGGAGGGCTGGAAAGTTTGTTCATTGGGATCTGAGATCCTAGCCAGGCTCCCAGCATCCAGCCCAGCCAAAATaccctgccctcagctgctctgctgcaTTTGCAGTCCTGGATTGAAATTTTAACActtttgaaatttattttaattctctgTTTTAAGATCCCAAATCAGTATCTAGAAGCCCCTTAGGGAGGAGCGCACCAAAACCCAGGGATTCACACACACATCTCCTCACTACAGGGGCTTTGATAGCTGGGATTAACAcattaaaaacacccaaaaatctgGGAGGGAACCAGTTGTCACTGGCATTGCACGGCCTAAACCAGATTCAGGGAACAGCAGCTCCCAAACGCCTCGTCAGCAATTTTCCTCGCCGTGTTCCTCTCCGTACGCACGCTCCAGATTTCCCTGACTCTGCAGAATTAAACTGCTGCAATATGAGCACAATCCACGGGAGGTCATGGCAGGACCACTCCGAGTGCAGCCAAAGCAGGGTGCTCCAGGAGGGCCCCCCCCAAACCCTCGGAAACACCCCCCAGCCTCACCCCTGGGATGTGAATGCTTTGGGAATGTGATGTGCTGCTGCGGTATTTCACACACACAGCTGAGGTGCCCTCAGGGGATGATTCCCCAAGTGATGCTGGTGGTTTGCTGAGGCACCCACAAAAATTTGGGGGCACCGTCTGTAGCCGGAGGGAGGGGACAGACATCCCATTGCTGCCTCTCCCTCATCACCCTAGCGGGGGAAAAGGACTTTGCTGctcagacccctccccaattacAGTAGATGGTATAAAAGAGTTAAAAAATGGTttaaaaattttgaaaatatattACAATGCAATATATTAACATACATTAATGGTCTCCTGCCCCTGAAGGCTTCAAGGCCAAGGTTGGTgggcaccttccaccagaccatgttgctccaagtcccatccaaaaAGTCCTTGAAGACTTCCAGAGCTGAGATCAGGACAAATTATCAGTTGGGGGCAGTTTTGCACATGGAAGACCTATGGGAAAATCAGGTTTCTCTGTGTGTGACATTTTGCAATTTAACCCTCAGCTGCTGTTTCTGGGTTTAACCCTTCCCTGCTCTCTGGACACAACTGGGAGAGAGCCCACGAGGGGAGTTTGCTCCAAAGGGAAGGGAAAACCCTCCCCACGCCCTGAATCACAGTCCAAACCACCTCGATTTAGTAGAACCAAAATCTTTATTGATCTCACTGTAACAGCAACCACTGACGAGAGCTTTTCTCCTCCCAAACACCTGCTTGAAGAGACGGTACAAAACAACAGAAATCCCAAACAGAGCCCCTGACTAGCAGAGGAACACCCCGGTGAGGCCAGGCactcctccctgctcagcccccagCCCGCTTACAAAAGAGAGCCTTTGGGCAGAAAAGTTGCTGGGATGGGGAACAGAGACACAGGGAGGTTGGGAAAGGGggcatttagagaaaaaaaaaaaaaaaatcaaaaaaaggtTTCCCTCCGGCTCCTGTCCATTAAGTCACGTTGTCCTTGGATATGGTCTGATTGTTTCTGGCTAGCAGAGCAGGTTTTTCCCGAAAGGAGCAGCTGTGCTTGAGGGCGCCAGCTCCCTGCATCCTCTGCCAAGGATGTCCTCGCCCCCTGCCCCTCCCTCGATCCGAGGGCCTAACTGACCTCCTAGGATCTTGGCTTCaaggaaaatatatttatttctatataatatatatatttgtgtgtgtctcatcaccacccacccacccacacacGCTGCCACTCGCACTCACTCACTCGTGCACCCACGGCTGCCGCGCTCACCTCACCTCCCACGCCAGGGCAAGGATGGCAAAGGCGACCCCATCGCCTGGGGCTGTGCTTTTGCTTCTgcctcccccacccccaaaagGAGGGGCAGCCCCCCCTCCCTGTGAGAAAAGCAGCTGGAAGATGGGAGCTGGCCACCAGCGCCGTGCCAAACACACCTAGAGAAATAAATTACAGGATGGAAAGTGCACAAAGCCTGTGgggtgtcctggtccccagcacggGTAACGAGGTGTGGGGAGACCCCAGCGAGGGAGGGACCATGGATGGAGCAGGCACTCAGGTGGGGGCTGATAAAATGGCACTTGAGAAGGTTGCAGAGCTGGTGACGGCTCCcaacagtaaaaaatcccaaCAGTAAAAAAATCAGACCTGGGGGGCTGGTGGGACTGGGGGGCGCGGCCGTGCCCAGCGCTGCTGGTCAGGGCAAGAGTCACACGGAGAGAGGGGCAAAAAGAAACCCCATCTCCAGGGGAGGTACAAGATGGCCACGCCATGCCAGGCTGGCAAAGGGGAGGTCGATGTGGAAATGCTTCATCCACGACAGCATGATCCAGCTGGGAGAAATGCCATCCTGAGAGCTGAGGGTGGCATCGATGGCAGCGCCCTGCGAGGGGGGAAAGCGCCCCATCCCTGCGTGTCTGgcgagcccccacagcccccagggacacccagcgATTCCTGAGACATCCAACGGTGCCAGAGGGATCTCCCCCCTGTAGGATTCACATTTTAAAGGGCTGGGGGGTAAAAAATCCCGAGCACCACAAAGCACTTTCCCAGAGGCACTCGGCCCCAGCCCATACAAAGTCGTTGGGGGTGAGGTGCCCCTTTTTAGTACCAAAAATAAAAGCAAGGGGGTCTTATAAAACATGGCTACATTGCTGTGAGTCCTGGCTGGTGGGTGGGGGACACAGCCCCTGGCTGGAGGGCCAAGATGGAAGAAATCCACGTAGGAGAGATGTGGACAAGCTGGCTGATTCCATCAGGGACTACATCGGATCCCTGGAGCACGGAAGGGAACAGGGTCCCAGTGCTGTCCTTTGCTGAACACCAACACACCCCAGGGAAACTCAAAAAACGCCCTCCCCAGGTTGCAAGCAGGTGCATGATTTTAGGAGTGGTGTTTCCCCCTCCTCCCGACAGGCTGCCCAGATTTTCCAGGagaagggggcacagggggtgacgCAGCTCCAGAACACCAAGCTgctggccatgggaggcttgcgTAACAAGAGCGGGGAATTTTGTgggggcatgaggcagcagaagAGGCAAAGGGATGTTTTAAAAAGAAGCCTGGTGGAGATCAGGCTGCTGGCAGGTGGAAGGGGAGGAATAGGGCCGGATCCAGAAGGGATGCTCCGTCTGGCACATGCTGGGACCGCTCACCCGCAAAGGGGGAGAAGACAGAGCTGCACTCCCCCCAGaaaagagggggaggaggagggcgggGAGGGGACGCTGGTGGGGACCACTGCCACCTCCACCTCGCCGGGACGGATCCTGCTAAGCCGAATGGGGGTGCACAGGGCTGGGGAGTCGCTGCCTCTCCGTGGTTCCCGCTCAGATATCCATCTCGAACTGAGCTTCGTCCCCTGGCAAGAGACAAGGAGAGCAGCGTTAGGGGCGTCATCCTCCGCCCCAAATCCCTCCTGTCCTGCCCCGGGGGTCCCTTACCCATGGAAGCAGTGTTTGGGGCGTCAtcctccaccccaaatccctcctgtCCCGCCCCGGGGTCCCTTACCCATGGATGGCTTGCCCTCCTGGTGGTTCAAGCTGTTGGTGTCCGCTTTGGGCTCCTCGCCGGGCTCGCCGGGGCTGGTGACGCCGGGGATATTGGGGAGGTGACAAGGCGGGGTCTTGGCCATGGGGGAGTTGCGACGATCCAGCAGGAACTTGCGGTCGTAGATGATCCGGGTGCCTGGGGGGAGGACGGGAGCAGAGTGGGGGAATCCGGTTCGGCAGCGCGTGTTTGCCGAAGGAGTTTCCCGGCGGGACGGGCCAAGGTTCTCCGCCCGGGGATCGGcggggagggctgggggtgcgCGCCGCCGCTCTGCCCGCTCTTATCTGGGCACAGCAGGCGATAATTCGGCCAAACACCCCGGCCGCAACCGGGTCCCGGCTGCCCGGGGGCGCTCCACGCTGTCCCGAGCAAGCTCACCCTGTCCCGGGGATGCCGGTGGAAGCGGCACCCCGAATCACCACGTGTCCCTCTGCGCTGCTCGGGGACAGGCGTGTCACCGCCCCGCGGCACCGGGCCGGGGCAGGGCCGAGGCACCGAGCCCCGCTGCCCGCGCCCCGCCGGGAGCTCCCCGCCAGCCCGTGCCGGGATCCAGCTGCCGCCCCGCCGGGACCCTCCGCGCTCCCGGTACGTCCCGGAAAAACCACAAACCCATCCCCACGCGTGTGCGCCGAGGAGAGCGGGCGGAAAGCGCTCCGTACCCACGGCATACAGAGGGGATACGGGCGCGGCACGCACGGTCCGCCCGCGACACGCGGCGCTCGGGCTGGCCCGGGCGCGCTCCCCCGGAGGCCCCGGCGGGCGCGGCGCTTTTACCTCCGGGCGTGGTGGAGAAGAGCGTCCCGCCGGGGGTGGTGCAGTAGTCGGCGGGGAGCTGCGCGGCGTCGCTGAGCGTGACGGTGCGGGTGGGGATGGCCCGGCTCTGGCTGGGCTGGCGGCCGCCTGCGGACGACATGGCCCCCGCTCGGCGCCGCGCTTTGTCCCCGCCGAGTGGGCGGGCGGAGCGGGACCGCCCCTCTCCGGGACCGGCCCTGGAACCtccccgggcccgccccggccccgggacCGCCTCAGGaccgccccgccccgggcccgccccggccccgccgccgccaggGGGCAGGCGTGTTGCCGCGCCGACTTGTCCGCGCCTCCCACGTGGTCTAGCGGTTAGGATTCCTGGTTTTCACCCAGGCGGCCCGGGTTCGACTCCCGGCGTGGGAAGCCTcctgttttgtgttttgttttttttttgggagggaggaaggaagggtgcTGGTGTCCTGATGCCCTGCCCAGGATGCCTTCGGCCAGAATGTTTTGGCTACACCGAGCTGAATGAAGTCACCGGGAAAAGGAATGCATCCAAATATCCCAAATCAGGAAATGGGCTCTGTCCCCATATCCCGTATCAGGAAAGGGGTTGTATGCCTGTATCCCATATCAGGAAATGAGTTGTAGCCCCATATCCTCTCTTAGGAAAGGAGTTGTATCCCCATACCCCAAACCAGGAAAGGGGTTTTAGCCCCATATCCTGTATCAGGAAAGGGGTTCTGTCCCCATATCACATACCAGGAAAGGGGCTGTATCCCGATATCCCATACCAGGGAATAGCATTCACCTCCATATCCCAAACCAGGAAAAGGGCATGGATCCCTATATCCCAAATAAGGAAAGGGGTTGCATCCCCTTATGGCAGACCAGGAAAGGACTTGCATCCCCATATCCCACACAAGGAAAGGACACCCATGCCCATGTCCCAAACCAGGGAAGAGGATTCATCCCCATATCCCAAACCAGGAAAACGGCATATCCAATACCAGGAAGGGGGATGTATCCAAATATCTCAGACCAGGAAAAGGGATGCTTCCTCATTTCCCAAACCAAGAAAGGAGACGAATCCCCATATCCCATACCAGGAAAGGGGATATATTCCAAGTCAGGGAATAGGATGCACCTACATACCCTAAAAGCACCATCCTGGAAAGTTGGGAATCTCACCCCGAGGGACATGCCAGCCCCAGCacggcctccctccctcccctgggaACACTGATCCCATCGGTTATTTTTAGCATCCCTCTCCCGGAGAACAGAGGCTGGTTTCTCCCTCCAGCCTggatcctgcagggcacagcgCATTCCCGGCGGGCCCGGCCGCCCTCCTGCACCGGCGGATGGGCGAGGCGGTGGCCCGGGTGGCCAGGAAGGTGAACGACACGGTGGAGAACAAGGCGGATTCCCTGGGTAAGGCGGGCGGAGGACAAAGCGGATTCCCGGCGCTCCGTCCCGGGGCCGCGCAGGGATCGGATGGCCGGAGCTGGGCTCTGGGTTTCACTGCCACAGCCTAAAAAAAGCTGTCGGCGCTCCCTCCCCGCCGCTCTGCAGAAGGGAAAGGCTCCCccaaagggacctcaaagccagAGCAGGTTCACATAATCCCGTGGGATGTGTCCCCTCCTTGGGAGCAGCGGCAGGAGCAGATTTTTCCCCGCGTTGCTGTGTCAGATTTGCATTTTCCTGCCGTTTCCCCATTTCCAGCTAATACCCGAGAGCAGGGTGCAGTTCATCAAAGGAGAGAGATGAAAGCCATTCATTTTTATTCCCACTGGATTCCCCGCCCTGGGATATAAACCAGAGTATGACAGGAGCTGGAGCTTCGTCTCTCAGGCTCTCCACATCCCCTGAGAGAAACGTGGGAGGCTGGAACTTGCTCCATCAGCTCCCACAGTggctttggggagggggcaggaaGCAGAGCCCATCCTGGGGCTGGGATACAGGCTTTCCACCCCTGGAGTCTcctgggaggggaaagaggaacAACTCAGGACAAAACGAGGAGGCCACGAGGTGAGAGGCACAGCCaaatcttttttcccctccccatcgCTTGCCGTGGGACAGTCAGCCATGACCATGAGAAATCCAGCCAGGAGTGCCCAGGgaaatccctgctccatcccccagCAGTGGAATAGGCATCCCTGGGCTGCTCAGCTGCCCCCAGGGAATTGTGGACACAGGGGGAGCAGGGGACTGAAGTTGTCAGACCCTTGCctgggtgtcgcagacatctttttatgaaaaatcctttccttaggatttttcctcctgagaagctgggaggcctcaggaacaaaatgtaaacattgattatctgctgctgtggaatgcaacaggtgcatctgggattggcccatgttggatgtttgtaattaatggccaatcacagtcagctggctcagacagagagtccctgacagctgcctttgttgtcattcttttctgttctattctttgctggccttctgatgaaatcttttcttctattcttttagtgtagttttaatgtaatatatattacaaaataataaatcaagccttctgtaacatggagtcagatcctcatctcttccctcatccgagaacccctgtgaacaccgtcacacctgGGTCTCTCTGTGCGCAGATCTGGCCAACTGCAAGCTGATGTCCTTCCCTGTTGGAGTCTACAAAGCCGTGAGGAGCGTCGCCGAGGGCATCCACCGCATCTCCCTGGCCAACAATGAGCTCAAGTCCATCACCAGCCGGTTTGTCACCACCTTCAGCCAGCTGAGAGGTAAGGCACTGCCATTCCAACCCTCCGGGGCACGCCAGGAGCCCCCAGATTGCGGCAGAGGGGGCAAAGCACCCATGAGTCTCCCCTGAGCTCACACCTCATTGCAAGCGCTAGTTCTGACCCCAAAAAATCCATTTTTGGTCGTACCTTCTGGCCCTTGAAGGACGAGGACACCGGTTCTGCTCTCACCCACCCTTCCAAACTGCTTTCAGGCTGCTGTGGGGTCACTCAGcgcccccagctccctccagggatggaggaGAACAGGAAAAGCAGCTTGGGGATAACAACAGAGGCATGACAATCCCAGCTGTGCCGACTAATTAGTGCTCGTAGTGCGGCATCAATGAGAGCTAATCACTGCAGGAGATGGGAGCGATCATCAGCACGGCGGGGACACCCCCCAGAGAAGGCAGCCCGAGGCTAATCCGATAGAAAATGGCCATGCAAGCATCCAGAGCATCCGGCACCGCGGCACTGAGCGCTGAGGACGGCGCTGGGGATGCTCTGGCAGCTTCTAAAATCAATTTTATTCCTATGAGGTACCACACAAATGCCGCTATGATGGGTGCCTGAGGAGGTTTCCCTTGTCCCGGAGCTGCAGCACCGTCTGTGAGAGCACCCCTGGGCTGGGGAAAGGAAACACATGCGCCAAAAGGAATCaatttccattttctagacagcaCAACcagccctgaagggcaaaaaatgACTTTGCTTCCCAGCAAGGGCTTTTCTCCATCAGCGAACTCCTGCGATGAGCTGCGCTGGGTCTCAGCAGGAACAGacgccccagggctggggacaggctgaaTAAGGCAGGGCCTATAAATACCGGGTATTAGCAGGGGCAGGGCGGCTTGTGTGGGTATTTATAGTGCAGAGAGCCCCGTGTCACTGGAGAAGGGCGCTGGGACAGCGGGATTTGGGTTCTGTGCCCGGGAGTGCCGCTGCTGGGCCCACAGGAGCACATTTCTGGGGTGGGAAAGCATCACAGATGGGTAAACTGTGACAAACAGGCATTTTTCACAGCTAAAGACATCTCTCCCACCGTTCTGTTTATTGCTCAGAAGGGGTTCAGGCATATGAACATAGAGGGCTACCCTTAAGCCATGACAAATGACCATTGGGGAGGTAATTGCGCTGAGTTTATGGGGAAATATTCCTTGTTTTTTACAGACTCTGCTTGCAAAAGGCTGCCCAATTTCATTAGGAAGGCATTGGTCCTAAATGCGGCATTCCCAGCAGGCAAATCTACAATGACAACCatggaaaacagaaaaacaaaaaaagaaagaaaatttaaaaagcccAATTTTTGGAGCTGGAATCCCAGTGATGGATTGAGGCCAGAGGCTGTGAATCAAGCTGTACATCAGTTATTTTCCCACCTTTTTCCCAGCATCCCACCGCCTCCCTTCTCTCTTCCCAGAGCTGAACCTGGCAGGGAATTACCTGCACCGGCTGCCCGAGGAGATCACGTCCCTGCTGCACCTCCGCACCATCGACCTCTCCCGAAACCGCTTCCGCCGCTTCCCGGAGCCCCTGGCCACCGTGCCCGCCCTGGAGAGCATCGACCTGGAGGAGAACGAGATCGCAGGTGAGGGGAACCTTCTCCCACTGGAAAAAGGCGATTTAGCactgtgagaaacaactgctcgcTTTGGAAATTTAAAGAGGTTTATTAGACCTTCCCAAAAATACAAGAAAAGGACTACataagtgtgaaaaacgccaatcacttggtttttaaaaatttaaaagtttaatggtaatataaaatggttataaaaatagtaatataattagagttataataatttggacaatttggattaggacaatatgagacaataaaatcaaagagttacagacagtccaggtacttttttctgggcaaaataagccacatcaacagaggattaacccttaaaagcaacagcctgttgcatattcatacacctcatacatggtgCATGAATTCCATTCAAactcaggattctgtctgggcagtgtcagcttctgccTCTGAATCCTAagggcatcttcagggctgaaaGAGGCAGGAAGGAGTtagtttctcctgataatggagcaataactTCTCTTTCTCTGGAAGATTCAGGTGTCTTGTGGCTGCTACctcactgcgagtcctttcttagaaaaagtatcttacatagcatagtttctgttttaacatcttgttataacctaaaactacatttaacacactacttagagaattaatacagcataactttctaacgcaatacatataatattcattttgatatgtgcaaaaagccaatcatagaatatgcatttttcacataaggaaaaagctgcagtgctgggaactgcccctcatggccagttcatcttcaagagggatgctcagtcttttatacccctgggggttgcatcagccagccctggcccctcccaaagtctgtcagtcagctcttctttgccatttatcactGCAGACTGCTTTCTCGTAACGGGACTgggggtcaggtgttgccatgcccaccccctaagcaccaagctttcccattcccagctgccccatgccAGGGGCACATGTGCAGCCTCCTCTCTATCTGTCCTGGACaccccaggctgtctgatggcagcaatacaggggggaaagggaactgtggggagaacagaggacatgtaaactacaataacataactatacatcactaaaacgtctcttaatattcacacaatagttatcctTTAATTGCAAGagcaaatcatctcattatccatctataccAGCATCACCCAGGGCTGTTGCTAAATAATCAGAGCCTTCTCAGCCATTTGCCTTTCCCAGGAAAGGAAATTTGCCTTTCCCAGGGCAAAGCTGCTGCAGGCACGGTGGGAGCCAAGCTCCATTCAAGCTGCCCCATTCACCACACTGGGATGTAGCTCctaaaggcacctccagctgggGTGACCCCAAAATGCTCAGATTTAATTTAAAAACCAGATCTGACTGCAGAACCCAGGCTCAGTTTGCTGCCAGGCTAAGGAAGGACACCTGAACATTTCCCAGAACAAACAGCAGCTGTTTAACACtacaaaatcccctaaaaattaaattaaaggaATGGCAAGAGCCGCTCATCCCTCAGCCCTGCAGCGGCAGAAAAATTGTTCATGTGCAAAACAACTGAAGGCTTTGGAGTCCGTGAAAGCTGGGCAAAAGGGGCAGCTGTTGTACACAGataaaagtgaatttatttagcaGGCAGCCTTCAaagagcccaggctggagcatccacagccccacagagccccagggaggCGAATCTCGGAGTTCACTCAATTTTGCTGTTTTATCTGGGGTggcttcagctgctgctgggaaaCTGCTCCCTGCAACAGGAGGTTTGTTACCAGCCTCACAtcagctgctccccagctgggCCTGCAGAAGCACTGGAATTAAAATCTGCTTCCACAGGAGCCGGAGAAAGAAAGACACAGCTTTTCCTCA contains:
- the EIF4EBP2 gene encoding eukaryotic translation initiation factor 4E-binding protein 2, with amino-acid sequence MSSAGGRQPSQSRAIPTRTVTLSDAAQLPADYCTTPGGTLFSTTPGGTRIIYDRKFLLDRRNSPMAKTPPCHLPNIPGVTSPGEPGEEPKADTNSLNHQEGKPSMGDEAQFEMDI
- the LRRC20 gene encoding leucine-rich repeat-containing protein 20, producing MGEAVARVARKVNDTVENKADSLDLANCKLMSFPVGVYKAVRSVAEGIHRISLANNELKSITSRFVTTFSQLRELNLAGNYLHRLPEEITSLLHLRTIDLSRNRFRRFPEPLATVPALESIDLEENEIAEVPTDKLASMALLRSLNLRANPVGPEVRLLVRPLVPFELLLSPEEPIHP